The genomic stretch ctcaaatttgtgttaagtccaaaagttctcctctttatgttcttcaagtcttgagttgtaaagagagtagagaaaggttctgtaagggttgtctcctgagcccgtcaaaaggagtgaaactgtaaaagggcagttggccttcgcctattgaaggaaggcctctagttgacgtcggtgacctcgtcggtggaggaagccaaaagtggagtaggtcaagactgaccgaaccactctaaatctctggtttgcttttattttgaacactttatcattactgcagacctcctacatagctactgctctctgcgcttttacgaacaagtttctaagttctgatctttctgaatctgcattcagacgtaaatcggtgttttcgtacgttctttacattgcagtttacatttacgttttgattctatttataactgcaaactgtcttctgcgcttttacgaacgagtgtctaagttcagatctttccgaatatgagcttagacgtaaattgcgcttagacgcaaactgtgtttagacgcaaactgcgcttagacgcaatctgcgcttagacgcaaactgcgcttagacgcaatctgagcttagacgcaaactgcgcttagacgcaatctgcatttagacgcaaactgcatttagacgcaaactgcgtaaactgcgcttagacgcaaactgtgtttagacgtaaactgcacttaatcataagtaatcttagaatcggcttttgcaccaaaatagtttttatcgaacgaacgcagctttcgtttttaatcgctgaaatatttccgcagtactaattcacccccccctcttagtgctctcgatcctaacaaaaggttGTAATATAAATTCTTGTTATTCTTTTCGTTACATATAATGTCAATAAATGAATATGAATATAATTTGTATCGAGGTGTTTGATACAAATCATAGAAAAATAAGTTATAGTGTTTTGAAATGTTGTTGTAGTGTTTTCATTCATATATAGAAAACATTATATTTgaatagaaaaatattataaagggaTCATAAAATACTTATATTTCTTTTCATTGTGTATAATATCAATAAATGGATGTGAACATAATTTACATTGACGTGTTCATACAAGTCATAAAaagttaattattatattttggaacatcgttatagtattttcattcataggcaaaaaaaaaaaaaaagattatatttgaacaaaaaacaaaaaaaacactgTAAATGGGTTATCAACCCATTTTTTTATTGTTTCCAATTCATACAATGTCAATGTCACTGAATTCTAGTTTAAAATAGGTGCAATGCATATATTAATATGTACTTTCATATACAAAACTTTGTTAGATGAAAAaatcatgatgaaaacatggtagAAGTTGGAATGCACTTATATGTTTTGTATGCTAAGTTTTATGTATGAGACAAGTCCTTAAATACACAATGAGGACTCTCTTAGGATGGGAGAGGAAAGGGGAAtaacaaataagaaaaaaataaaaaaaactataaagaCCAATAAAAACACTATATTGATTATTAGCACAATTTtggagtagagaggggaagggagaTTGTAACGATGCTTAGATCATTGCATACTTTGGATCGATCCATAAAGTGTGGGCGAAAATAATACTATTGGGGTTGGTGAGGGATACTTTTGATATACGATatcatttgagaaaaataaacataaaaaatattttttgataaaaaacttaaaaataatattttttttagaaaatcacCCTCAACACGTATCATTCTCATGAAAATGAGATTTTTTTATTGACAATCACTTTTTGTTATttctaattatatttaattttttttaatattcctaAGATATGCCTTTATAAGATTAATATAAATACCTTAACTTATCACTTAATTtataagttctttttttttccctttcttattcttcttcttctcttcgtaGTATCTTTCatcgttaatgaaataaaataataaaaaaagataataaaatggGATAAGCTAATCaaataagaaataatttttttaatgtttgttatatcgatttaatatttttatgatttgagaTGCCAAGTCATTGGTTCAAAAAATGATACTTGGAGCATTTTTATAATATCCTAAAATATGTTGGGTCACTTTGCACAAATCATAAGATGTCATATttcaaatatatgattgctaattGATGGGTTGTaggaaataataatataattgagaATTAGATCCGAAGATATAAGAGAAAGagatgaaaaaataattttttacatcTATTAAATTGGATAACATATTTGGAAAGATACTTAGTTTCTATAATAGCTCCAAAAATATCATTTTGCATCAACCCACAAGATGCAATGTTCTGAGATGATAATTGaggaatgtaaaaaaaaaatattaataaaatatatttaataaaataaaatatttttatttttaaagatgaTTGTATGAGATAAAAGAAGGGATTATCCCAAAAATAGATTGCCAATAATAATctcctttaaaaaaaattatattaatatttcataaatatttaatattaagctaattataaattatctattATAGTTAACTACTTTTAACATCCCGATTGCATTAGCATTACGTTAACGGTTAAATATCATTTGCATCAATCCACGATGCAATGTTCTGAGATGATAATTGAGGGATGTCAAAAGATAATAAtatgattattaataaaaaaatatttttaataaaatattttttatttttatatgattgtATGAGATAAAAGGGATTATCTTTTGACATATTATTATCCCTTGTAATTAGCTAGGTTAAAaagtttatattaatatttttaattttataaaattattttttaattatatataaaaaaaattaatattttatttttgtaagtatagaaattttaatataattttcaaaaaaataaaaatcggaATAATAAAAATAGCTAATGAGGTAATACGTAAGAATCTGCATTCGTACCACAGCAGAGCGTCTACGAAAGCCACGAGAAGAACGTTCGGGGTAGAACTTTCTGGTATCCACGAACGTTCGACTCAGCTTACCGAGCCTGCAAACACAACTCGTGCTGCGTATGTGTAGGCTCCACGCGTACATTTAGCTGTATCACCAGAGACGAAGACGTCCGCTCTGTGGCCAACCGGCCGGTGGAGTGTCTCTGGTTCCGTTGCCATGGATTTCTTCAAATCCGTCTTCTCCGCCGATCCGACCTCCCCCCGGCAGAAGAATTCTCGGCCGGAATCCCCCCACCACTCACCGGACGGCGATGAACGAGGCAGCTTCGGCGGCAGCGGCGAGACGGGCGGTTGGAGCTTTGGAGGGTTCGTGAAGACCTTCGCCACCAAGTCCGAATCGGTGATCCGGACCTACCGCCGGGACCTCGAGGAGTTCGGATCCGGCATCAAGAAGGAGACGGCGTTCCTCGGGGATGCCACCGCCCGCGCGGTCCTCGACCTCCCGGGCTCCCTCGATGCGGGTGCCTCCGTCGCTCAGGAGTCCCTGGAGTCCGTCGGCCGGATCGTCGACGACATCGGCGGTTCGGTGTGGCGGGGCACGGCCGAGATCATCTCCCGGGGTAAGGAAGCGATCATGTCGATGGAGGCCGAGGACAGTAGAACCGACCAGTACCCGTTCGATCACGGGCCCCAGAATGGGTCTCCTTCTTCGAGAAGGTACAACCGGTTCGAGGCGCAGCTGCTTGCGATCCAGTTCGATGTGAATACGTTCTCGGAGGAGCCGGAGGATGCCCAGGATTTCAAAAATTGGAGATTAGGATTTGATTTGGCCGAGAAAGAGGATGAAATTGAGAGGCTGTGCTATGAGAATGGGTCGTTGGAGGGATTTCTTGAGAAGCTGGTGCCTCGATTGGTGGATTACGAGACATTCTGGTGCCGGTATTACTATCGTGTCCATAAGCTCAAGCAAGCGGAGGATGCAAGGGCAAAGCTAGTGAAAAGGGTGATTTcaggggaagaagaggaggatttgAGTTGGGAGGTAGACGATgaggaagaggatgaagaagtTGAGAAGGATGACGAGAAAGAAGAAATTTTGACAGAGAATAAAGAAGTAcaggaagaaggaaaaaaggaTGAGATTGCCAAGGTGGTGCAGAAGGAAGACATGAATTTTGAGTCTGTCATCATGGAGAAACATGCTGAGGTTTCTCGGGTCGAGAATTTGGAAACTTCGACAGCTAACATTGACGAGGGAGTGAGTACCGATCCAGGAAAGGCAGAAAATCCCGAAATTATTTGCAAGGAGGAGATGAACTCAAAGTCGGATGATGAAACAGATGGTAAGGCAGTGCAAAAAGGGAAGACGGATGATGTAGGGTTGTGCAAGGATAGCAGCTCTTCAATTGTCTCAAGCCAGCATTCTGTGCAGGAGGAAGATGATCTCGAGTGGGATGAAATCGAGGATCTCGATGAACATGATGAGAAAAAATCTGGTGACAAGAGTGTAAACCCTCTTCGGGAGGATTTGCGCAAGAGACTCAGTGTCGTTGAGGATGATGAGGATCTTAGTTGGGATATTGAAGATGATGAT from Musa acuminata AAA Group cultivar baxijiao chromosome BXJ1-3, Cavendish_Baxijiao_AAA, whole genome shotgun sequence encodes the following:
- the LOC135626555 gene encoding BSD domain-containing protein C22A12.14c-like; this encodes MDFFKSVFSADPTSPRQKNSRPESPHHSPDGDERGSFGGSGETGGWSFGGFVKTFATKSESVIRTYRRDLEEFGSGIKKETAFLGDATARAVLDLPGSLDAGASVAQESLESVGRIVDDIGGSVWRGTAEIISRGKEAIMSMEAEDSRTDQYPFDHGPQNGSPSSRRYNRFEAQLLAIQFDVNTFSEEPEDAQDFKNWRLGFDLAEKEDEIERLCYENGSLEGFLEKLVPRLVDYETFWCRYYYRVHKLKQAEDARAKLVKRVISGEEEEDLSWEVDDEEEDEEVEKDDEKEEILTENKEVQEEGKKDEIAKVVQKEDMNFESVIMEKHAEVSRVENLETSTANIDEGVSTDPGKAENPEIICKEEMNSKSDDETDGKAVQKGKTDDVGLCKDSSSSIVSSQHSVQEEDDLEWDEIEDLDEHDEKKSGDKSVNPLREDLRKRLSVVEDDEDLSWDIEDDDVSTKS